Proteins found in one Melospiza georgiana isolate bMelGeo1 chromosome 1, bMelGeo1.pri, whole genome shotgun sequence genomic segment:
- the SQLE gene encoding squalene monooxygenase, with protein sequence MWTFLGIASFIYVYKKCGDLMTYANKEVLLSVLVFFSLGLVLSYRYHFRGPRQRQQQKQKSHLGVLSDVLSALPLVGFFWAKPTPASQQVEQPKSRKGKREVNFSDVYLTETAPNTTLSPQCDPEIIIVGSGVLGSSLATVLSRDGRKVTVIERDLKEPDRIVGELLQPGGFNALRDLGLEDTVEGIDSQIVNGYIIHDLESKLEVEIPYPTSEDGHVASGRSFHHGQFIMGLRRAAMAEPNAKFIEGTVLQLLEEDDCVVGVQYKDKETGDTKELHAPLTVVADGLFSKFRKNLISSKVTVSSHFVGCILKDASQFKANYAELVLAKTSPVLIYKISSTETRVLVDIRGEMPKNLKEYMIETIHPQLPDHLKEPFLIAVQNDRLRTMPASFLPPSAVNKKGVLLLGDAYNIRHPLTGGGMSVILNDVKIWRRLLQDIPDLYEDSDVLKAKRTFYWSRKKSHSFVVNVLAQALYELFAATDDSLHQLKKACFHYFRLGGECVAGPVGLLSVLSPKPMVLIGHFFAVALYAVYFCFKSESWITIPRAIFSSGAILYRSCSIIFPLIYSEMKYLVY encoded by the exons ATGTGGACCTTCCTGGGTATCGCCTCCTTCATTTACGTGTATAAAAAGTGTGGGGACCTCATGACTTACGCTAACAAGGAGGTGCTGCTCTCCGTGCTGGTGTTTTTCTCGCTCGGCTTGGTGCTGTCCTACAGGTACCACTTCAGGGGGCcccggcagcggcagcagcagaagcagaagtCGCACCTGGGGGTGCTCTCAGATGTGCTTTCAGCATTGCCGCTGGTTGGCTTCTTCTGGGCCAAACCCACCCCGGCGTCTCAGCAAGTTGAACAGCCCAAATCCAGAAAG GGTAAAAGAGAAGTGAACTTCTCAGATGTCTATCTGACAGAGACCGCTCCAAACACAACGTTGTCGCCCCAATGTGATCCAGAAATCATCATTGTGGGATCAGGAGTCCTTGGTTCTTCCTTGGCCACAGTGCTTTCCAGAGATGGAAGGAAGGTGACTGTGATAGAGAGGGACCTGAAAGAACCTGACAGGATAGTTGGAGAATTGCTGCAGCCTGGAGGATTCAATGCTCTTCGAGACCTGGGTCTTGAAG ATACAGTAGAAGGTATTGATTCACAAATAGTAAATGGTTACATAATTCATGATCTAGAGAGCAAATTGGAGGTTGAGATTCCTTATCCAACATCTGAAGATGGACATGTGGCCAGTGGAAGATCTTTTCATCATGGCCAGTTTATCATGGGCCTCCGAAGGGCAGCCATGGCAGAGCCCAA TGCAAAATTCATTGAAGGGACTGTGTTACAGTTACTAGAGGAAGATGACTGTGTTGTGGGTGTTCAGTACAAGGACAAAGAAACTGGTGACACTAAG GAACTTCATGCTCCACTTACAGTTGTAGCTGATGGACTTTTCTCCAAATTCAGGAAAAACTTGATATCCAGCAAAGTTACTGTGTCCTCCCATTTTGTTGGTTGCATTTTGAAG gaTGCATCACAGTTTAAAGCTAATTATGCTGAACTTGTTTTAGCTAAAACAAGTCCAGTGCTAATCTATAAGATTTCTTCAACTGAAACTCGAGTCCTTGTTGATATTCGAGGGGAAATgccaaaaaatttaaaagagtACATGATTGAAACCATTCATCCACAACTACCTG ATCATTTAAAGGAGCCATTCTTAATAGCAGTTCAGAATGATCGTTTAAGGACTATGCCAGCCAGCTTCTTGCCTCCCTCAGCTGTAAACAAGAAAG GTGTTCTTCTATTAGGAGATGCATATAATATAAGACACCCTCTAACTGGTGGAGGAATGAGTGTTATTTTAAATGATGTTAAAATATGGAGACGTTTGCTCCAGGATATCCCAGACCTTTATGAAGATTCTGATGTTCTTAAG gcaaaaagaacattttactggtcaagaaaaaaatctcattcttTTGTTGTGAATGTTCTTGCCCAGGCACTTTATGAGCTCTTTGCTGCCACAGATG ATTCCTTGCATCAGCTAAAGAAAGCCTGTTTCCATTACTTCAGACTTGGAGGAGAATGTGTTGCAGGTCCTGTTGGATTGCTGTCAGT GTTATCTCCCAAACCAATGGTACTGATTGGCCACTTCTTTGCTGTGGCCTTGTatgctgtttatttttgctttaagtCAGAGTCCTGGATCACCATACCTCGAGCAATTTTCAGTAGTGGAGCTATTCTTTACCGGAGCTGCTCTATAATATTTCCACTCATTTACTCTGAAATGAAGTATTTAGTCTATTAA